The Piliocolobus tephrosceles isolate RC106 chromosome 4, ASM277652v3, whole genome shotgun sequence genome contains the following window.
CTGACCACAGGTCCCCAGAGTCTCTCATTTGTTTGGCATCTCTAACACTTCACTGCAGCTCAGTAGTTCTCTGGCTGTTCTCTGGGACTCCCCAGATCTTTTGTGTCACGGAGCCACAGTTCTGAGGTTTGGAGAGGTCACTTGTGGGAGACTTTATGAAGCATGACTTATAACCCCCACAGCATGATTCACAGTCCCAGGACAGCTGGGAACAGGAGGTCCCGGTTGGAGCAGgaaaacactttttgtttttttcggtTGTCACTGCAGAAGCACATGATGTCCTAAAGCTTAACTGTGCTGCCTTGCGTGTGTCTAGATGGCTGCTGTGCGGCCTGCATAAACCAAAGAGCATGTCATGTTCAACCACAGACAAACAAACATCTGTTCCACTCCCgcgtcttcattttacagatggggaaggcAAGGGCCAGAGAGGGGAAATGCCTCCATTAGGGTAACTCAGAGGGTCTCCCAACCCGCAGAGAACTGTTcttcccactcccacctccacctcattCAGGCATCCCCAATTCTTCCAAACTATGTGCCCACTGCAGTAGCAGCACGCATCATAGCAGATGTTCAAGGAATCTCTGATACTTGTGTGATTGTGCAGCCTTCACCCCCACACCCTGGAGCTTTGAGGACCTTAGTATTCACTACAGACAAACCGGAGACTCCTCAGCCCCCAGGTGCAGCAGGATTCCAGCTGGTCCAGAAGAAACAAGTGCAGCTTCATGAGTAAGAGCCCAGCCTAGCCCTCAATCAGAATAACAGCCCCTGAGGTTTGTTTCAATttgtgggagggggaggtggtTACCCCTTTCATCCTTTCACTCAGTACATATGCATGGAGCACCTACTGTTAGCCAGGCCCTTGGCAGAGCTGAGGATGCCTCAGAGATGACGATAGACAGGCAGTCCCTACTCTCAAGAAACTGGCAGGGGGAGAGTAGGGAGCAAGAGAACCGGCAGCTGGAACAACTACGTCCTCAGGAAAGGGACAGATAACCAGCAGGAGGAAGCCTGAAGGAAGGCTTCTCTCCAAGATACTTTCCTCACGTCCTTTCTCGTTTGCTTTCTGCACGCAAAAAATGTTTTCCCCATTTCACTGATGGAAAAACAAGGATGGTGAAACAGCTAGTGACAGAACCAGGGCTGGAACTCTCCACTCCTGAGTCCAAACTCCTGGCGCCTTCTACACGGGGCCTCGAGAAAACGGGGACGGATAAGTGCAAAGACCCAAACCCAGCACAGCGCCCAAGCAGGTGCGCAGGCCCGGGCGCTAAATCCTGACGCTGGACCTGGAGAGCCAGGAGGTGGCAGTCCGCCCGAGGAGGAGGCTTCCCGAGAAGGCAAGGGCAGGGGACCCGGAGAGAAGCCAGTCTCCGAGTGGGGCTGGGGCTCGCCCACCCAAACTCCGCCTCCCCCAGGCCCAAAATTCTGTGCACTAGTAGGCTCGAACTTAGGGGCTGACAGcgggagaaaaaggaggaggtgGTAAAGGCAAGAAATACAAAAGTGATGAAAAGGGAGAATGGGGGAGGAGAGAACGGACTTAAGAAGAACGTTGGGAGCCCTGGGAAAGGGGCAGCACTAGAGGTAGGTCGCAAGTCCGAAGGGCTCCGCTCTGCCAGAGTCCCCACAAACAACCCCCCGGTGGCTCCACTCACTCCAGATGGCGGCGAGTCTGCGGAAAGTTCCTGGGGCAGGGATGGCTCGGTGCTTCTCAGGGTCCCCAGAACTGCATGGGATCTGGCGGCTGGAAGCGACCCCCAGGCCAGGAACCTCAGCCCCAGGCAGCGCCCGGAACGTGCCCCGGCTGCCCCGGGAGGCGGGAGCGCGCAAGAGCGTCCGGGACGCGCGACTGGCTCTGGAATGCGCGACCGCTGGGGACCGCCCCCGGAACGCCCCGGCCTGGGGCCACGGCAACTCCGGCTCAGCTCCTCCTCCAGCGTCCCCTGCGGGCTGTGCACGGGGAAAAAGGAACCTGCGAGAGAAAGGAGAGACCAAGGGATCTCGGTCTGCCCTCTCACCTTGCCACACACTCGCCGCGTAGCCTCGGACAAGTCACTTGGCTTCTCGGGGGTCTCCGCTCTCTGGATTGTAAACGGAGAGGGTTGGCCTAAAATGTGTCCTCCAGGACCTTTCCAGCTATAGTCTAGACATGGGAAAGAAAGTCTAGTTGGATGGAGGAGCCGGGACTCAGATCCTGCTTTGCAATGTCCGAAGTGTAGGGTCCTTCCAAGGCTTTGCCTCTCTGTTTCATTCTCCTGTTGTGAGGATTGGTTTAGAGGACCAGTGTGAAGCTGGTTGGTTCTCTGCCATAACATGACTTTGAGCGTCCTGTTTATTTTGTGATAACAATGAAATAGCCCAATCCAAGGTGATCAAGAGCCCATTAGAATCCAGCATCTGAGAGGCTTCCCACGCCACTGTGGGTGGCCCAGCTTCCATGCGGGACAAGGCCAATTCTGCAATCTTCTGCCCCTTCCATGTCATCCATAGAGTGAGAGGGGACTCCCGTCCCATCCTGGTACCCACACTTTTTAATTCACAGTAGTTTTCTTTAATCTTACTCTTCTGAAAAAGGGAGCACAAGCCTTGACTATCAGTGAGACCTTTAGCAGTCTTGGAGCCCAGTAGTGTTTTGGAGGGTTTGGAAAGAGCCATACTGCCTTCCCCAGGCCTAAATTTGATACGGTGTGGGCCCCAAACTTAGAACTTACTCCTTGCTGTTCACTCTGATTCAGGGATGAGGTCAGCAGAAATAACCTCTAAATCATCATTATCAGATACCAGTTTCTTAAGTGAAGGACAGTGAGGATGAAGGGGATTCACATGAGAAATGATTTGACAAAAACCCTAAGGGCTGTCCCAACAACATGTTTTATTCAAAAGAGATAGTGTGGGAACCTAAAAACAAGGACAACCCAATTCTGAATAGTTTAATACAAAACTCTcatttaatagtaaaaaaaagagctgaaggaggacaattttttttttctttctgcccgcagaggagtctcagtctgtcacccaggctggagtgcagtggcacgatctcagctcactgcaacaggAGGACAATCTTAATACAACATTTTCCCTGGTTAGTGAAGGGGATGAGAGTTCCCTTGGGTGGACAACTGGTAACTCCATGTGCCCTGCTGTGAACATTGGCTACCCTCTGGGACAAGGCAGAAGTTCAAGACTGGAGCCAGCTGAGGCCTAGTCTCCCTTCCCATTTAGCAGTTTATTAGTGTCTCTTTAATATCGACTTGCCCTGGGACCCTAAAAGCAAGCCAGAAATAAAGTTTGAATCCCCACAGGAGCCTGCCATGTTAAGTCTGCTGCCTCGGCTGGACTGATTTTGCTAAGAGAGCACTGAAGGGAAGAATAATGGATGCTGTGCTGGATGTACGAGGGGGAAATAGCCAATTTCAACAACAAGCTTTTGTTATAGCAAAAGCCAGAAAACAACTCACAACTTCCTTGGTCCTCTGTTACAACCACTCCAAAGAGAAAACCATCAGGACCTGAAAGAAATAAGTAATACTCTGTTAGAGAGCCCCTGATACTGGGGGAGAACTTGTACATTAGAAGTTGTAGTCTAATGACATTGGCTGCCATCAAAACACGGCCTTGGCCAggggtggtagctcatgcctgtaatctcagtactttgggaggccgaggcgggtggatcacctgaggtcagcagttcgagacc
Protein-coding sequences here:
- the SMIM3 gene encoding small integral membrane protein 3 isoform X1, with the translated sequence MKLKCMLKVSPDGFLFGVVVTEDQGSCSFFPVHSPQGTLEEELSRSCRGPRPGRSGGGPQRSRIPEPVARPGRSCALPPPGAAGARSGRCLGLRFLAWGSLPAARSHAVLGTLRSTEPSLPQELSADSPPSGSEATWTQSAKSPWKSCFPSTSWISGLLSSSSWPPLSS